A single Rubrivivax gelatinosus IL144 DNA region contains:
- a CDS encoding FadR/GntR family transcriptional regulator produces the protein MSVSFSTIRPGLRLADQVASALEAEIRSGALGAGQKLPTEQALVQQFGVSRTVVREAVQQLKSRGLVDSRQGSGVYVLAAGCEPLSFEPTAAASREAVLQIIELRRALEAEVAELAAQRRTPAQARAIREALQAIADAVAGGGDGAVEDVRFHRAIGEAAGNPFLIRTLDYLAQFLQGVTRVTRANEARHREFAEQVKQEHEAVVRAIEAGDAPAARHAAAQHMNNAMLRLQHADASFWRQDGTRLAAVLVPPTMPA, from the coding sequence ATGTCGGTTTCCTTTTCCACGATCAGACCGGGCCTGCGACTGGCCGACCAGGTGGCCAGCGCGCTGGAAGCCGAGATCCGCTCCGGCGCGCTCGGCGCGGGCCAGAAACTGCCGACCGAGCAGGCGCTGGTGCAGCAGTTCGGCGTCAGCCGCACCGTCGTACGCGAAGCCGTGCAGCAGCTGAAGTCGCGCGGCCTCGTCGATTCGCGCCAGGGCAGTGGCGTCTACGTGCTCGCCGCCGGCTGCGAGCCGCTGAGCTTCGAGCCGACGGCGGCCGCCTCGCGCGAGGCGGTGCTGCAGATCATCGAGCTGCGCCGCGCGCTCGAGGCCGAGGTCGCCGAGCTCGCCGCGCAGCGGCGCACGCCGGCGCAGGCGCGGGCGATCCGCGAGGCGCTGCAAGCCATTGCCGACGCGGTGGCCGGCGGCGGCGACGGCGCCGTCGAGGACGTGCGTTTCCACCGCGCGATCGGCGAAGCCGCCGGCAATCCCTTCCTGATCCGCACGCTGGACTACCTCGCCCAGTTCCTGCAGGGCGTGACGCGCGTGACGCGCGCCAACGAAGCCCGGCACCGCGAGTTCGCCGAGCAGGTCAAGCAGGAGCACGAAGCGGTCGTGCGGGCCATCGAAGCCGGCGACGCGCCGGCGGCGCGCCACGCCGCGGCGCAGCACATGAACAACGCGATGCTGCGCCTGCAGCACGCCGACGCCAGCTTCTGGCGGCAGGACGGCACGCGGCTGGCCGCGGTGCTGGTGCCGCCGACGATGCCGGCCTGA
- the siaD gene encoding biofilm regulation diguanylate cyclase SiaD, translating into MAAPKLHGDDLELVARVEALLADPAQQHNPLHEPLAALLGHFRGQRERLERLVRISDGYHHVAREQRLTLVEQYDKQVRRLEKLVRISDRYQNSLRDLSLALRDAAMRDPLTGLGNRRFLMERLREESERTQRLGRGFAVAIMDVDHFKAVNDAYGHETGDQVLLAIAQAVEFGLRKYDHCGRWGGEEFLMLLPETPVEHAYTIVERIRLAIAEIADVGGVRVSLTASFGLAGHREGEGFSATVSRADQALYAAKAAGRNRVESA; encoded by the coding sequence ATGGCGGCGCCTAAACTTCACGGCGACGACCTGGAGCTGGTGGCGCGCGTCGAGGCGCTGCTGGCCGACCCGGCGCAGCAGCACAACCCGCTGCACGAGCCGCTGGCGGCGCTGCTCGGCCACTTCCGCGGCCAGCGCGAGCGCCTGGAGCGCCTGGTGCGCATCTCCGACGGTTACCACCACGTCGCGCGCGAGCAGCGCCTGACGCTGGTCGAGCAGTACGACAAGCAGGTGCGCCGGCTGGAGAAGCTGGTGCGCATCTCCGACCGCTACCAGAACAGCCTGCGCGACCTGAGCCTGGCGCTGCGCGACGCCGCGATGCGCGACCCGCTGACCGGCCTGGGCAACCGCCGTTTCCTGATGGAGCGGCTGCGCGAGGAGAGCGAGCGCACCCAGCGCCTGGGCCGCGGCTTCGCGGTGGCGATCATGGACGTCGACCACTTCAAGGCCGTCAACGACGCCTACGGCCACGAGACCGGCGACCAGGTGCTGCTGGCGATCGCGCAGGCCGTCGAGTTCGGCCTGCGCAAGTACGACCACTGCGGGCGCTGGGGCGGCGAGGAGTTCCTGATGCTGCTGCCGGAGACGCCGGTCGAGCATGCCTACACGATCGTCGAGCGCATCCGCCTGGCGATCGCCGAGATCGCCGACGTCGGCGGCGTGCGCGTTTCGCTGACCGCCAGCTTCGGCCTCGCCGGCCACCGCGAAGGCGAGGGTTTCTCGGCCACCGTCAGCCGCGCCGACCAGGCGCTCTACGCCGCCAAGGCCGCCGGCCGCAACCGCGTCGAAAGCGCCTGA
- a CDS encoding alpha/beta family hydrolase, whose product MKRFLNLGRRLAAGLLVASVTASLTAATAWAAGPDRLETPRGAHLAVRADFPPGPGPFPTLVLAPGAGYHMDLPVLAETAAQLLARGFAVWRFNWAYFTADPAGGRPSDELTPEREDLLAVLDRALADPRVARERVFVGGKSMGSVVAWSVLRERPAVRGAVLLTPVCSRVVAGVPVAEFDQSYPGVADERRPLLLISGDQDPLCAPSVLYRLAALPSGPVRVAVLDGNHGLEAPAGSVDEREAARRHNAALAATLVADFVAAHAGR is encoded by the coding sequence ATGAAGCGATTCCTGAACCTCGGCCGGCGGCTCGCCGCCGGTCTGCTGGTGGCCTCGGTGACGGCCTCGTTGACGGCCGCGACGGCCTGGGCCGCCGGGCCCGACCGCCTCGAAACGCCGCGAGGCGCTCACCTGGCCGTGCGCGCCGACTTCCCGCCCGGCCCGGGCCCGTTCCCGACGCTGGTGCTGGCGCCGGGCGCCGGCTACCACATGGATCTGCCGGTGCTGGCCGAGACCGCCGCTCAGCTGCTGGCGCGCGGCTTCGCGGTCTGGCGCTTCAACTGGGCGTATTTCACCGCCGACCCGGCCGGCGGGCGGCCGTCCGACGAGCTGACGCCCGAGCGCGAGGACCTGCTGGCGGTGCTCGACCGTGCGCTCGCCGATCCGCGGGTCGCACGCGAGCGTGTCTTCGTCGGCGGCAAGTCGATGGGCTCGGTCGTCGCCTGGAGCGTGCTGCGCGAGCGGCCGGCCGTGCGTGGCGCGGTGCTGCTGACGCCGGTCTGCAGCCGTGTGGTGGCCGGTGTGCCGGTCGCCGAGTTCGACCAGAGTTATCCCGGCGTGGCCGACGAGCGGCGGCCGTTGCTGCTGATCTCTGGTGACCAGGACCCGCTCTGCGCCCCCTCCGTGCTCTACCGGCTGGCGGCCTTGCCGTCCGGCCCGGTGCGTGTCGCGGTGCTCGATGGCAACCACGGGCTGGAGGCGCCGGCCGGGTCCGTCGACGAACGCGAGGCTGCCCGCCGCCACAACGCCGCGCTGGCGGCGACGCTGGTCGCCGACTTCGTCGCCGCGCACGCCGGCCGCTGA
- the siaA gene encoding biofilm regulation protein phosphatase SiaA (SiaB is a threonine kinase acting on SiaC; SiaA is the matching phosphatase.), with product MATWGFGLRAKSILALVAACLLALLPASLLGWQLVEGVRDYFGEAYARNYTQLKREQILGLLDRELALAKRLAGSQLTRQWLADEDAPAKKTLALREAEAFRLDLHDHAYFIASGISGHFFFNDDSKPFSAQPRYTLDAAKAEDSWFFATLRRPEDYNINVNVDVPLQITMVWFNVVIRDRDRAIGVAGAGLNLREFLAEFINTEEAGVTPIILARSGAIQAHRDTKLISTNQAGSTARAEQTLAGQLADAVDRAELGRAMENAAARPGQVASFWATLDGRRQLLALSYVPELKWYVVTAVDLKTAQVLDGDWLRTAVLVVVGTLALLLTAFALAVHRLVIHPLRRLHRSATAISHGDFQVSVPADGRDEIADLGRAFATMAEKVRAYTENLEREVQERTQALEAANRDMRAAHQKISDSIDYASLIQRAILPARQLTQQLGEHHFVLWRPRDVVGGDFYVFRADGPRYLIGVVDCAGHGVPGALMTMLARAALDHAMSEAGIASPAEVLRRTDAAMRAMLQDTPLPRAIATNMDAGLVCVDLENRRMVYAGAKIPLFWSDGETLASVPGGRRAIGDRRQGEYSDEVVPLRPGTTYTLVTDGYLDQSGGELGYGFGNARFASLLREVARRPLREQAQALEQALGEYQGEHSQRDDITILSFRFD from the coding sequence ATGGCTACCTGGGGTTTCGGTCTGCGCGCCAAGTCCATCCTCGCGCTGGTGGCGGCCTGCCTGCTGGCGCTGCTGCCGGCCAGCCTGCTGGGCTGGCAGCTCGTCGAGGGCGTGCGCGACTATTTCGGCGAGGCCTACGCCCGCAACTACACGCAACTCAAGCGCGAGCAGATCCTGGGCCTGCTCGACCGCGAGCTGGCGCTGGCCAAGCGCCTGGCCGGCTCGCAGCTGACGCGCCAGTGGCTGGCCGACGAGGACGCCCCGGCGAAGAAGACGCTGGCGCTGCGCGAGGCCGAGGCCTTCCGGCTGGACCTGCACGACCACGCCTACTTCATCGCCAGCGGCATCAGCGGCCACTTCTTCTTCAACGACGACAGCAAGCCCTTCAGTGCCCAGCCGCGCTACACGCTGGACGCGGCCAAGGCCGAGGACTCGTGGTTCTTCGCCACGCTGCGCCGGCCCGAGGACTACAACATCAACGTCAACGTCGACGTGCCGCTGCAGATCACGATGGTCTGGTTCAACGTCGTCATCCGCGACCGCGACCGCGCGATCGGCGTGGCCGGCGCAGGGCTGAACCTGCGCGAGTTCCTCGCCGAGTTCATCAACACCGAAGAGGCCGGCGTCACGCCGATCATCCTGGCGCGCAGCGGCGCGATCCAGGCGCACCGCGACACCAAGCTGATCTCGACGAACCAGGCCGGCAGCACGGCGCGCGCCGAGCAGACCCTGGCCGGACAGCTGGCCGATGCGGTCGATCGCGCCGAACTGGGGCGCGCGATGGAGAACGCCGCCGCGCGGCCGGGCCAGGTGGCCAGCTTCTGGGCCACGCTCGACGGCCGGCGCCAGCTGCTGGCGCTGTCCTACGTGCCCGAGCTGAAGTGGTACGTCGTCACCGCCGTCGACCTGAAGACGGCGCAGGTGCTCGACGGCGACTGGCTGCGCACCGCGGTGCTGGTGGTCGTCGGCACGCTGGCGCTGCTGCTGACGGCCTTCGCCCTGGCGGTGCACCGGCTCGTCATCCACCCGCTGCGCCGGCTGCACCGCTCGGCCACCGCGATCTCGCACGGCGACTTCCAGGTCAGCGTGCCGGCCGACGGCCGCGACGAGATCGCCGACCTCGGCCGGGCCTTCGCGACGATGGCCGAGAAGGTGCGCGCCTACACCGAGAACCTCGAACGCGAGGTCCAGGAGCGCACCCAGGCGCTGGAGGCGGCCAACCGCGACATGCGCGCCGCGCACCAGAAGATCAGCGACTCGATCGACTACGCCAGCCTGATCCAGCGCGCCATCCTGCCGGCGCGCCAGCTGACGCAGCAGCTCGGCGAGCACCACTTCGTGCTCTGGCGTCCGCGCGACGTCGTCGGCGGCGACTTCTACGTCTTCCGTGCCGACGGCCCGCGTTACCTGATCGGCGTCGTCGACTGCGCCGGCCACGGCGTGCCCGGCGCGCTGATGACGATGCTCGCGCGCGCCGCGCTGGACCACGCGATGTCCGAGGCCGGCATCGCCTCGCCGGCCGAGGTGCTGCGACGCACCGACGCGGCGATGCGCGCGATGCTGCAGGACACGCCGCTGCCGCGCGCCATCGCGACCAACATGGACGCCGGCCTGGTCTGCGTCGACCTGGAGAACCGGCGCATGGTCTACGCCGGCGCGAAGATCCCGCTCTTCTGGAGCGACGGCGAGACGCTGGCCAGCGTGCCCGGCGGCCGGCGTGCGATCGGCGACCGCCGCCAGGGCGAGTACAGCGACGAGGTCGTGCCGCTGCGCCCGGGCACGACCTACACGCTGGTCACCGACGGCTATCTCGACCAGTCCGGCGGCGAACTCGGTTACGGTTTCGGCAACGCGCGTTTCGCCTCGCTGCTGCGCGAGGTGGCGCGGCGGCCGCTGCGCGAGCAGGCGCAGGCGCTGGAGCAGGCCCTGGGCGAGTACCAGGGCGAACATTCACAGCGGGACGACATCACCATCCTGTCCTTCCGTTTCGACTGA
- a CDS encoding GntP family transporter, translating into MGAAGIALLLLMIIRWQVHAFVAMMLVSLLVALAVGMPIGDIISTLIAGMGGTLGSVAILVALGAMLGRMIEVSGGAANLAGRFTQILGPTRVPAALTAAALVLAIPVFFDVGFIILVPIVYGFCKAAKVDPVKFGLPVAGIMLAVHVVVPPHPGIVGGSAVLSADVGWVTIIGLLVCLPLGVLSQVVSKWLNRRRYEMLPTTAEQFAKFGGEGEPGAAKLHAPGVGVVLTLILVPLALIMVGTTGATLLPKGDALRNVLAFIGSPIFALMVAIGLSFWLIARRLGWSMAHTNQVMESSLPPAATVILVTGAGGVFAKVLTASGIGAALSSSIAAAHLPLILAGFVISLVLRAAQGSATVAILTTCGLLAEAITGGGYSPLQVALLTVAIGFGGLGLSHVNDSGFWIVTRYLGLTVADGLRSWTVLTTVLGVAGFLITCGLWAVLA; encoded by the coding sequence ATAGGCGCGGCCGGCATCGCCCTGCTGTTGCTGATGATCATCCGCTGGCAGGTGCACGCATTCGTCGCGATGATGCTGGTCAGCCTGCTCGTCGCCCTGGCCGTCGGCATGCCGATCGGCGACATCATCAGCACGCTGATCGCCGGCATGGGCGGCACGCTGGGCAGCGTCGCCATCCTCGTCGCACTCGGCGCGATGCTCGGCCGCATGATCGAGGTCTCCGGCGGCGCCGCGAACCTCGCCGGCCGCTTCACGCAGATCCTCGGCCCGACGCGTGTGCCGGCGGCGCTGACCGCCGCCGCGCTGGTGCTGGCGATTCCCGTCTTCTTCGACGTCGGCTTCATCATCCTGGTGCCCATCGTCTACGGCTTCTGCAAGGCTGCGAAGGTCGACCCGGTGAAGTTCGGCCTGCCGGTGGCCGGCATCATGCTGGCGGTGCACGTCGTCGTGCCGCCCCACCCGGGCATCGTCGGCGGCTCCGCGGTGCTGAGCGCCGACGTCGGCTGGGTGACGATCATCGGCCTGCTGGTCTGCCTGCCGCTGGGCGTGCTGTCGCAGGTCGTCTCGAAGTGGCTGAACCGCCGCCGCTACGAGATGCTGCCGACGACCGCCGAGCAGTTCGCCAAGTTCGGCGGCGAAGGCGAGCCCGGTGCCGCCAAGCTGCACGCCCCGGGCGTCGGCGTCGTGCTGACGCTGATCCTGGTGCCGCTGGCGCTGATCATGGTCGGCACCACCGGCGCGACGCTGCTGCCCAAAGGCGACGCGCTGCGCAACGTGCTGGCCTTCATCGGCTCGCCGATCTTTGCGTTGATGGTCGCCATCGGCCTGTCGTTCTGGCTCATCGCCCGCCGCCTCGGCTGGAGCATGGCGCACACCAACCAGGTCATGGAGTCCTCGCTGCCGCCGGCGGCGACCGTGATCCTGGTCACCGGCGCCGGCGGCGTGTTCGCCAAGGTGCTGACGGCCAGCGGCATCGGCGCCGCGCTGTCGTCGAGCATCGCCGCGGCGCACCTGCCGCTGATCCTCGCCGGCTTCGTCATCTCGCTGGTGCTGCGCGCCGCGCAGGGCTCGGCGACGGTGGCCATCCTCACCACCTGCGGCCTGCTGGCCGAAGCCATCACCGGCGGCGGCTACAGCCCGCTGCAGGTGGCGCTGCTGACGGTGGCCATCGGCTTCGGCGGCCTTGGCCTGTCGCACGTCAACGACTCGGGCTTCTGGATCGTCACGCGCTACCTCGGCCTCACCGTGGCCGACGGCCTGCGCAGCTGGACGGTGCTGACCACCGTGCTCGGCGTCGCCGGCTTCCTGATCACCTGCGGCCTGTGGGCGGTGCTGGCCTGA
- the siaC gene encoding biofilm regulation phosphoprotein SiaC translates to MKELHIQGGQSTPEILADWEQGVLAMRGDSYPENSFEFFADVIQWLEDYLGQHQRPLRLELRLVYMNTSSVKAMMDIFDLCEEAFGKGRDVRVAWYYDPRNDRVFDLAEEFKEDCSFPFEILADGGA, encoded by the coding sequence ATGAAAGAGCTGCACATCCAGGGCGGGCAGTCGACGCCCGAGATCCTGGCCGACTGGGAGCAGGGCGTCCTGGCGATGCGCGGGGACTCGTACCCGGAGAACTCGTTCGAGTTCTTCGCCGACGTGATCCAGTGGCTGGAGGACTACCTGGGCCAGCACCAGCGGCCGCTGCGGCTGGAGCTGCGCCTGGTCTACATGAACACCAGCTCGGTGAAGGCGATGATGGACATCTTCGACCTCTGCGAGGAAGCCTTCGGCAAGGGCCGCGACGTGCGCGTCGCCTGGTACTACGACCCGCGCAACGACCGCGTCTTCGATCTCGCCGAGGAGTTCAAGGAAGACTGCAGCTTCCCCTTCGAGATCCTGGCCGATGGCGGCGCCTAA
- the siaB gene encoding biofilm regulation protein kinase SiaB: protein MESIDLFGLREHFNRGRILLCFNGPISRSLIEEIGNALKNYLQADQARTSSAMDVFGVYIELTQNIRHYAASRNYDELAGSATVVVARDENGGYIVQAGNLVEACDGVPLLERVRALAAMDKAQLKAAYKEQLRKPRAADAASGAGLGLIDVARKSAAPLAAALSPAGEGRAFFSLRAVI from the coding sequence ATGGAATCCATCGATCTGTTCGGTCTGAGAGAGCACTTCAACCGCGGCCGCATCCTGCTGTGTTTCAACGGGCCGATCTCGCGCAGCCTGATCGAGGAGATCGGCAACGCGCTGAAGAACTACCTGCAGGCCGACCAGGCGCGCACCTCCTCGGCGATGGACGTCTTCGGCGTCTACATCGAACTGACGCAGAACATCCGGCACTACGCCGCCAGCCGCAACTACGACGAACTGGCGGGTTCGGCGACGGTCGTCGTCGCGCGCGACGAGAATGGCGGCTACATCGTTCAGGCCGGCAACCTCGTCGAGGCGTGCGACGGCGTGCCGCTGCTGGAGCGGGTGCGGGCGCTGGCGGCGATGGACAAGGCGCAGCTCAAGGCCGCGTACAAGGAGCAACTGCGCAAGCCGCGTGCGGCCGACGCCGCGTCCGGCGCCGGGCTGGGGCTGATCGACGTGGCCCGCAAGTCGGCCGCGCCGCTGGCGGCGGCGCTGTCGCCGGCGGGCGAGGGCAGGGCGTTCTTCAGCCTGCGGGCGGTGATCTGA